Proteins from a single region of Rhodospirillales bacterium:
- the pstC gene encoding phosphate ABC transporter permease subunit PstC produces MDNAARSTRVTEVLNGRRGLFSRRAAGHAIIRAPQFAEYFADRGFRLFAWAGAAAIILLVAAIIVQLTAKALPAIIAYDIGFLVDTTWNVRTGEFGVLPQIWGTLYSTALALLIGGFAGLTLAIFLTQGFLPTRLAQAFRTMIEMLAAIPSVVFGIWGIFVVIPAIRPVADWLHSEMAWVPLFSTSFGGPSLLAASLVLAIMILPTCASISQEAFELIPQQTREAAYAMGTTRWEATLKVMVPTAAPGIFAAMVLGGGRAIGETMALAMLIGHANRIDLSLFAPADTLASLLAAHFPEAGPIEVEPLLYAALVLLAISFLVNIAGTMMLSLTQHRICGES; encoded by the coding sequence ATGGACAATGCGGCGAGGAGTACGAGAGTGACGGAGGTCTTGAACGGTCGGCGCGGCCTGTTTTCCCGCAGGGCCGCCGGCCACGCGATCATCCGCGCGCCACAATTCGCCGAGTACTTTGCCGACCGCGGCTTTCGTCTGTTTGCCTGGGCGGGCGCCGCTGCGATCATCCTGCTGGTTGCCGCGATCATCGTACAACTGACCGCCAAGGCCTTGCCGGCGATCATCGCCTACGATATCGGCTTCCTGGTCGACACGACGTGGAACGTGCGCACCGGGGAGTTTGGCGTCCTGCCGCAGATCTGGGGGACGCTCTACAGCACGGCCCTCGCCCTGCTGATCGGCGGGTTCGCCGGACTGACGCTCGCGATCTTCCTCACCCAGGGCTTTCTGCCCACGCGCCTCGCCCAGGCCTTCCGCACGATGATCGAGATGCTGGCGGCAATTCCGAGTGTCGTCTTCGGTATCTGGGGCATCTTCGTTGTGATCCCGGCGATTCGTCCCGTTGCCGACTGGCTGCACAGCGAGATGGCTTGGGTTCCGCTGTTCAGCACATCCTTTGGCGGTCCCAGTCTGCTGGCGGCATCACTGGTTCTGGCGATCATGATCCTGCCGACATGTGCGTCGATTTCACAGGAGGCGTTCGAACTCATTCCCCAGCAGACGCGAGAGGCGGCCTACGCGATGGGCACCACCCGCTGGGAAGCGACGCTGAAGGTCATGGTGCCCACGGCGGCGCCGGGGATCTTCGCGGCGATGGTCCTGGGAGGCGGGCGCGCGATCGGCGAGACGATGGCCCTGGCGATGCTGATCGGCCATGCCAACCGCATCGATCTCTCGCTGTTTGCCCCGGCCGACACTCTGGCATCGCTGCTCGCCGCGCACTTTCCCGAAGCCGGCCCGATCGAAGTCGAACCGCTGCTCTACGCCGCCCTGGTTCTGCTCGCGATCAGCTTTCTCGTCAACATCGCCGGCACCATGATGCTGAGCCTGACCCAGCACCGCATCTGCGGCGAGTCCTGA
- a CDS encoding M23 family metallopeptidase: MPSRVPSAFLVRLRRLHHRCRLGSAILLCCLLATACETGDGQRIPGAATGGQSSGERFIWPVNGAIVVGFDPATDNDGVNIAAPEGEPVRAAADGTVSYAGNELRGFGNLVILRHRGGWTTVYAHNQAVLVERGDRVRQGQVIARAGTRRGCGQLHFEVREHGQAVDPLRYLPAAPITPATPPSTADPCDGAASAS; encoded by the coding sequence ATGCCATCACGAGTTCCTTCAGCGTTTCTCGTCCGGTTGCGCCGGCTGCACCACCGCTGCCGTCTCGGTAGCGCGATTTTGCTCTGCTGCCTGCTCGCCACCGCCTGCGAAACTGGCGATGGCCAGCGGATCCCGGGTGCGGCGACGGGTGGTCAGTCAAGCGGGGAGCGTTTCATCTGGCCGGTGAACGGCGCCATCGTCGTGGGCTTCGATCCCGCCACCGATAACGACGGCGTCAACATCGCCGCGCCGGAAGGCGAGCCGGTCAGAGCGGCCGCCGATGGCACGGTCAGCTACGCCGGTAACGAGCTGCGCGGTTTTGGCAACCTCGTTATCCTGCGCCACCGCGGCGGCTGGACGACGGTTTATGCCCACAACCAAGCAGTGCTGGTTGAGCGCGGCGACCGCGTCCGCCAGGGTCAGGTCATCGCCCGCGCCGGCACGCGCCGCGGCTGCGGCCAGCTCCATTTTGAGGTGCGCGAGCACGGTCAAGCCGTCGATCCGCTGCGCTACCTTCCCGCAGCACCGATCACCCCCGCCACTCCCCCCTCCACCGCCGATCCCTGTGACGGCGCCGCCTCCGCGAGCTGA
- a CDS encoding mannose-1-phosphate guanylyltransferase/mannose-6-phosphate isomerase has protein sequence MTAQVFPVILSGGAGTRLWPLSRTVKPKQLLPLASERSMLQETVLRASGDGFAPPIIVCNEEHRFLIAEQMHALGITPLAIMLEPAGRNTAPAAAAAALLATKSDPEAILALFPSDHIVNDQVAFTTALKTAIAAAQEGALVTFGIPPSRPETGYGYIRKGVPWSTIDGCWHIDRFVEKPDQKTAEGYLASGDYAWNSGMFILPARVLLDEIARLQPALLARCHEAVDGAITDLDFVRLAREPFLAAPSISIDYAVMEHTDRGAMVATDMGWNDVGSWSALWDISNHDAAGNVLSGDSVVLDARNCYIRGEGNLIAAIGVEDLVIVATDDVVLVVPRARAQDVKKIVEELEQAGRTEHYIHTEVFRPWGSYRSIQDGHRFQVKEIVVTPGHRLSQQLHHHRAEHWIVVSGTAKVTRGDEVFYVTENQSTYIPHNTRHCLENPGKIPLRMIEVQSGPYLGEDDIIRFEDAYGRVPATAR, from the coding sequence ATGACGGCACAGGTTTTCCCGGTTATCCTGTCGGGCGGCGCCGGAACCCGGCTGTGGCCCCTGTCACGCACGGTCAAGCCAAAGCAACTGCTTCCGCTTGCCTCCGAGCGCAGCATGCTGCAGGAAACCGTGTTGCGCGCCAGCGGCGACGGCTTCGCTCCGCCGATCATCGTGTGCAATGAGGAACACCGCTTTCTCATTGCCGAGCAGATGCACGCCCTCGGCATTACCCCGTTGGCGATCATGCTCGAGCCCGCCGGCCGCAATACAGCCCCGGCTGCGGCGGCAGCGGCACTCCTGGCGACCAAAAGCGACCCCGAAGCGATTCTCGCCCTGTTTCCCTCCGATCATATCGTCAACGATCAGGTGGCGTTCACGACTGCGCTGAAAACCGCGATCGCCGCGGCACAAGAGGGCGCGCTGGTCACCTTCGGCATTCCCCCTTCGCGCCCGGAGACCGGCTACGGCTACATCCGCAAGGGCGTGCCGTGGTCAACGATCGACGGTTGCTGGCATATCGACCGCTTTGTCGAAAAGCCCGACCAGAAGACCGCCGAAGGCTACCTCGCGTCCGGCGACTACGCCTGGAACAGCGGCATGTTCATCCTGCCGGCGCGTGTCTTGCTCGACGAAATCGCCCGGCTGCAGCCGGCGTTGCTCGCCCGCTGCCACGAGGCCGTCGATGGCGCCATCACCGATCTCGACTTCGTCCGCCTCGCTCGCGAGCCTTTCCTCGCCGCGCCGTCGATCTCGATCGATTACGCGGTCATGGAGCATACCGACAGGGGTGCCATGGTGGCGACGGACATGGGCTGGAATGACGTCGGGTCGTGGTCGGCGCTGTGGGACATCAGTAACCATGATGCTGCGGGCAACGTTCTCTCCGGCGATTCGGTCGTCCTCGATGCCCGTAACTGCTACATCCGCGGCGAGGGCAATCTTATCGCCGCGATCGGCGTCGAAGACCTCGTCATCGTCGCCACCGACGACGTCGTTCTCGTCGTTCCGCGCGCACGCGCGCAGGATGTCAAAAAGATCGTCGAGGAGCTGGAACAGGCGGGGCGGACCGAGCACTATATCCACACCGAGGTCTTCCGCCCCTGGGGTTCCTACCGCAGCATCCAGGACGGCCACCGCTTCCAGGTCAAGGAAATCGTCGTCACCCCCGGCCATCGACTGAGCCAGCAGCTCCACCATCATCGCGCCGAGCACTGGATCGTTGTCAGCGGCACGGCCAAGGTCACGCGTGGCGATGAGGTGTTCTACGTCACCGAGAACCAGTCGACCTACATCCCTCACAACACCCGCCATTGCCTTGAGAATCCCGGCAAGATTCCGCTGCGCATGATCGAGGTGCAGTCGGGTCCTTACCTCGGCGAGGACGATATCATCCGCTTCGAGGACGCCTACGGGCGCGTTCCCGCCACCGCGCGTTGA
- the cysC gene encoding adenylyl-sulfate kinase yields MSKVAEPSIQSVPPLKIVIVGHVDHGKSTLVGRLFYDTGTLPDGRVEAVRAMCEKRGMPFEWAFLLDALQAERDQGITIDISQIFFRTAHRNYVLIDAPGHREFVKNMVTGAAQADAAVLVVDAREGMQEQTRRHAYLLHLLGIHQIVVAMNKMDAVDYKEARFQEVGTQVRDYLAGLGIDLLHTQMIPVVARDGDNIVNASSKMPWYDGPTLENALDELQPPVTSLELPLRFPVQDVYKFDDRRIIAGRIESGFLRKGDTLLFSPSNKKARVASIEAWHAREPIIATRAGQSIGVTLDEQIFVERGEIVSLASNPPMLTNVFRGRIFWLGREPLVPGARYKMKLCTGEYQIEVEKIERVIDVQEMESNEINHVERNAIAEVVFRSRRQIAVDPFEHNMFTGRFVIVENYDIVGGGLINMDGYADQRQLGIKSTNIFKVEHRVPLEERWKANGHRGGILWMTGLSGAGKSTLAFSLEQHLFRRGYLVYVLDGDNVRHGLCSDLGFSPEDRVENIRRVGHAATLFARAGFLVLTAFISPYRDDRDRVRAIAPDVFHEIHIDADLPTCETRDPKGLYKKARKGEIQDFTGVSAPYEPPAAPEMRIDTAKYSIEECLAHLDEYVATNFAITMR; encoded by the coding sequence ATGAGCAAGGTCGCAGAGCCATCAATTCAGTCGGTTCCACCGCTGAAGATCGTCATCGTCGGCCACGTCGATCATGGCAAGTCGACCTTGGTCGGACGGCTTTTCTATGACACCGGCACGCTGCCGGATGGCCGAGTCGAAGCCGTTCGCGCGATGTGCGAAAAGCGCGGCATGCCGTTTGAATGGGCATTTCTGCTCGACGCGCTGCAGGCGGAACGCGATCAGGGTATCACCATCGATATCTCACAGATCTTCTTTCGCACCGCACACCGCAATTACGTGCTGATCGACGCGCCGGGTCATCGTGAGTTCGTCAAGAACATGGTTACCGGCGCGGCGCAGGCGGACGCGGCGGTCCTGGTCGTCGACGCCCGCGAAGGCATGCAGGAACAGACACGCCGCCACGCCTATCTTTTGCATCTGCTCGGCATCCATCAGATCGTCGTGGCGATGAACAAGATGGACGCGGTGGACTACAAGGAGGCTCGCTTCCAGGAAGTCGGCACCCAGGTACGCGACTACCTCGCCGGCCTGGGCATCGACCTGCTGCATACCCAGATGATTCCCGTTGTCGCCCGCGACGGCGATAACATCGTCAATGCGTCAAGCAAGATGCCGTGGTACGACGGTCCGACGCTGGAGAACGCGCTCGACGAATTACAACCTCCGGTTACGTCGCTGGAGCTGCCGCTGCGCTTTCCGGTGCAGGACGTTTACAAGTTTGACGATCGCCGAATCATCGCCGGCCGCATCGAGAGCGGCTTCCTGCGCAAGGGCGATACGCTGTTGTTCTCGCCGTCGAACAAGAAGGCGCGCGTCGCCAGCATCGAAGCTTGGCATGCGCGCGAGCCGATCATCGCCACCCGTGCCGGCCAGTCGATCGGCGTGACCCTCGACGAGCAGATCTTCGTCGAGCGCGGTGAGATCGTCAGCCTCGCCTCCAATCCACCGATGCTGACCAATGTCTTCCGCGGCCGCATCTTCTGGCTCGGCCGCGAGCCGCTGGTCCCCGGCGCACGCTATAAAATGAAGCTGTGCACCGGAGAGTATCAGATCGAGGTCGAGAAGATCGAGCGGGTGATCGACGTTCAGGAGATGGAATCGAACGAGATCAACCACGTCGAGCGCAATGCCATCGCCGAAGTGGTCTTCCGCAGCCGCCGGCAAATCGCGGTTGATCCGTTCGAGCACAACATGTTCACCGGCCGCTTCGTTATCGTCGAGAACTACGACATCGTCGGTGGCGGCCTGATCAACATGGATGGCTACGCCGATCAGCGGCAGCTCGGCATCAAGTCAACGAACATCTTCAAGGTCGAACACCGGGTTCCACTGGAAGAACGCTGGAAGGCGAACGGTCATCGCGGTGGCATCCTGTGGATGACCGGCCTTTCGGGGGCCGGCAAGTCGACACTGGCGTTCTCGCTTGAGCAGCACCTGTTCCGCCGCGGCTACCTGGTCTACGTGCTCGACGGCGACAATGTCCGTCACGGCCTATGCTCGGACCTCGGCTTCTCGCCCGAGGATCGCGTCGAGAACATCCGACGTGTCGGCCATGCCGCCACCCTGTTCGCCCGCGCCGGGTTCCTCGTACTCACCGCTTTCATCTCGCCCTACCGCGACGACCGTGATCGGGTACGGGCGATCGCGCCGGACGTCTTCCACGAAATCCACATCGACGCCGATTTGCCGACGTGTGAGACGCGCGATCCAAAGGGCCTTTACAAGAAGGCGCGAAAGGGAGAAATTCAGGACTTCACGGGTGTTTCTGCCCCATATGAGCCACCAGCAGCGCCGGAAATGCGAATCGATACGGCCAAATATTCGATCGAGGAGTGCCTCGCTCACCTCGACGAGTACGTGGCAACCAATTTCGCGATTACGATGCGCTGA
- a CDS encoding sulfate adenylyltransferase subunit 2: protein MDHLDVLESRTIYVLREAFNKIDKLAMLWSLGKDSNVMLWCARKAFFGHVPFPLATIDTGKKFPEMYAFRDRYIKEWNLDVVIAGCPPVEEMDPSLPPAARSAARKTAGLKAIVAREGYTGLIAGIRRDEEGTRAKERVFSPRGEQNTWNFRDQPPEFWDQFNTDFAPGTHLRVHPLLHWTELDIWRYTKRENIPLVDLYFAKNGKRYRSLGDKDITFPVDSDADTVDKIIEELMHTKIAERSGRAMDHEAEDSFERLRAEGYL, encoded by the coding sequence ATGGATCATCTCGACGTTCTGGAAAGCAGGACGATCTACGTCCTGCGTGAGGCGTTCAACAAGATCGACAAGCTGGCGATGCTCTGGTCGCTGGGTAAAGATTCGAACGTCATGCTTTGGTGTGCCCGAAAGGCTTTCTTCGGGCACGTACCATTTCCTCTTGCGACCATCGATACAGGCAAGAAATTTCCCGAGATGTACGCGTTTCGCGATCGCTACATTAAGGAATGGAACCTCGATGTCGTCATCGCCGGCTGCCCGCCGGTTGAAGAGATGGACCCCTCCCTGCCGCCGGCTGCCCGCTCTGCGGCCCGCAAGACGGCTGGCCTCAAGGCCATCGTCGCTCGGGAGGGTTATACCGGCCTCATCGCCGGTATCCGCCGCGACGAGGAAGGCACGCGCGCCAAGGAGCGCGTGTTCAGTCCGCGCGGCGAACAGAATACCTGGAATTTCCGCGACCAGCCGCCGGAATTCTGGGACCAGTTCAACACCGATTTCGCGCCGGGTACACACCTGCGGGTGCATCCGCTGCTGCATTGGACCGAGCTCGACATCTGGCGCTACACTAAGCGCGAGAATATCCCTCTCGTGGACCTTTATTTCGCAAAGAACGGCAAGCGCTACCGCTCTCTGGGCGACAAGGACATTACCTTCCCGGTCGATTCCGACGCCGATACCGTCGACAAGATCATCGAGGAGCTGATGCATACCAAGATCGCCGAACGGTCCGGCCGCGCGATGGATCACGAGGCTGAAGACTCCTTCGAGCGCCTGCGCGCCGAAGGCTACCTGTAA
- a CDS encoding EamA family transporter, giving the protein MSAPVRRATMTGCGAIIVWASLALLTTMTGAVPPFLLVALAFALAFAGTLVVWCVRGGDLRARFCWPWRAWLVGTGGLFGYHFFYFLALRSAPAAEASLVNYLWPLLIVLFSAMLPGHRLRAWHVGGALCGLAGTVLLISDGTRLGFPAEYAKGYAAALACAVIWAGYSVLSRRFADVSSEAVGAFCGATALLAAASHLAFETTVWPQGSQWLAVIAMGAGPVGAAFFAWDAGMKRGDIRVLGAAAYLTPLLSTGLLVAFGRAPATWILAASSLLITVGAALAAKDMFASPMPCDDSR; this is encoded by the coding sequence ATGAGCGCACCTGTCCGTCGAGCGACGATGACTGGATGCGGCGCCATTATTGTGTGGGCCAGTCTCGCGCTGTTAACGACGATGACCGGCGCCGTTCCGCCGTTCCTGCTCGTCGCCCTCGCCTTCGCCCTCGCCTTCGCCGGAACCCTCGTTGTGTGGTGTGTCCGCGGCGGCGATCTGCGCGCGCGCTTTTGCTGGCCATGGCGCGCGTGGCTGGTCGGCACGGGCGGGCTGTTCGGCTATCATTTCTTCTATTTTCTCGCCCTGCGTAGCGCCCCGGCAGCCGAGGCCAGTCTCGTCAACTATCTCTGGCCGCTGCTGATTGTGCTGTTTTCAGCAATGCTTCCCGGACATCGCCTACGCGCCTGGCACGTCGGTGGCGCGTTATGCGGGCTCGCGGGCACCGTCCTGCTGATCAGCGACGGCACTCGCCTCGGCTTTCCCGCCGAATATGCCAAGGGCTACGCGGCGGCCCTGGCGTGCGCCGTCATCTGGGCGGGCTATTCCGTGCTCAGCCGACGTTTCGCCGATGTGTCAAGCGAGGCTGTCGGCGCTTTTTGCGGCGCGACGGCACTCCTCGCCGCTGCCAGCCACCTGGCGTTTGAAACGACCGTCTGGCCTCAGGGCAGCCAATGGCTCGCGGTCATCGCCATGGGCGCGGGCCCCGTCGGCGCGGCGTTTTTCGCCTGGGACGCCGGCATGAAACGCGGTGATATCCGTGTGCTTGGCGCCGCCGCCTACCTTACGCCGCTGCTGTCGACCGGCCTGCTGGTCGCGTTTGGACGCGCCCCGGCGACTTGGATTCTCGCCGCTTCCAGCTTGTTGATCACCGTCGGTGCCGCACTTGCCGCAAAAGATATGTTTGCCTCGCCAATGCCGTGCGATGACAGCCGCTGA
- a CDS encoding 3-hydroxyacyl-CoA dehydrogenase family protein encodes MTINKVGVIGTGAMGLGITQVCAHAGLLVTAVKATPGSWERAKGTLEGGLAKSVERGKMAAEDRDALLSRIVFSADEHAVEDCDLVIESVIEDLETKKALFRRLEHVCRPDAILATNTSTLSVTAMMAVCKHRDRIAGLHFFNPAPVMKLVEIIHAFETSDEVVGLLSAFCSAIGKDPVIVQDTTGFIVNRLLTPYMLNAIRMLERGTGSIESIDQAMKLGAAHPMGPFELADYIGLDVVEAMAHNIFEDVRHEHHAPPHTLTRLVQLGYLGRKTGKGFYDYSKRPAVQNPALSRPVF; translated from the coding sequence ATGACAATCAACAAAGTCGGCGTGATCGGGACAGGCGCGATGGGTCTCGGCATCACGCAAGTCTGTGCACACGCGGGCCTCTTGGTGACCGCAGTTAAGGCGACACCCGGATCGTGGGAGCGGGCAAAGGGAACGCTCGAGGGCGGACTCGCCAAATCCGTGGAACGCGGCAAGATGGCGGCGGAAGATCGCGATGCCCTGCTGTCACGTATTGTTTTTTCAGCCGACGAACACGCCGTCGAGGACTGTGATCTGGTCATCGAATCGGTCATCGAAGATCTGGAAACTAAAAAGGCCCTGTTCCGCCGGCTCGAGCACGTCTGCCGTCCGGACGCGATTCTCGCCACCAACACCTCGACGCTGTCGGTCACGGCGATGATGGCGGTGTGCAAACACCGCGACCGCATTGCCGGGCTGCACTTCTTCAATCCCGCGCCGGTGATGAAGCTGGTCGAGATCATCCACGCGTTCGAGACGTCCGATGAGGTGGTCGGCCTGCTCAGCGCGTTCTGCAGCGCGATCGGCAAGGACCCGGTGATTGTCCAGGACACCACCGGTTTCATCGTCAATCGCCTGCTCACCCCCTACATGCTGAACGCCATCCGCATGCTTGAGCGTGGCACCGGCTCGATCGAGAGCATCGATCAGGCGATGAAGCTCGGCGCAGCCCATCCGATGGGACCCTTCGAGCTCGCCGACTACATCGGCCTCGATGTGGTTGAGGCGATGGCCCACAACATCTTCGAGGACGTGCGCCACGAGCATCACGCACCACCACACACCCTGACCCGCCTCGTGCAGCTCGGCTATCTCGGCCGCAAGACGGGCAAAGGTTTCTACGATTATTCGAAGAGGCCGGCGGTGCAGAATCCAGCCTTGTCGCGCCCGGTCTTTTAA
- the phaR gene encoding polyhydroxyalkanoate synthesis repressor PhaR — MVDGSSAGSAGTSEQRPITIKKYANRRLYNTATSCYVTLDYLAQLVKTGAEFAVYDAKTGEDITRSVLTHIIVEEETKGHSMLPVGFLRHLISFYGDSLQVVVPRYLEHSMQAFARNQEQMRDYLRSAFDGLMPFSSFEEMSKQQIAMFERTVRMLSPFYSEEFPAIEKETESRKPLADTEIRDLRTRLNQMQKQLDDLVAQRQK; from the coding sequence ATGGTTGATGGATCGAGTGCCGGCTCGGCAGGAACATCCGAGCAACGGCCTATTACGATTAAGAAATACGCGAACCGGCGCCTCTACAACACGGCGACGAGCTGCTACGTGACGCTCGATTATCTCGCCCAGTTGGTGAAGACAGGCGCCGAATTTGCCGTATACGATGCAAAGACGGGAGAGGATATCACCCGGTCGGTGCTGACGCACATCATCGTCGAGGAGGAGACCAAAGGGCACAGCATGTTGCCGGTTGGCTTCTTGCGCCATCTGATCAGCTTTTACGGCGACAGCCTGCAGGTCGTGGTTCCGCGTTATCTCGAGCATTCGATGCAGGCGTTTGCCCGCAACCAGGAGCAGATGCGGGATTATTTGCGCAGCGCCTTCGACGGACTGATGCCGTTCTCCTCATTCGAGGAGATGAGCAAGCAGCAGATCGCCATGTTCGAACGCACCGTGCGCATGCTCTCGCCATTTTATAGCGAGGAATTTCCGGCGATCGAAAAGGAAACGGAGTCGCGCAAGCCACTTGCCGATACCGAAATCCGTGATCTGCGCACCAGACTCAACCAGATGCAAAAGCAGTTGGATGACCTCGTCGCCCAGCGACAGAAGTAA
- a CDS encoding helix-turn-helix transcriptional regulator: MVPFDENLSRAATKGTDVDRYVGGRIRERRVMLGLSQQQMAHLIGVTYQQAHKYERGINRISAGRLFEIARVLRVPVGYFFEGLEGNGSEDDLSMRQRMCLELARNFTQIPNERHREALSQLARVLATK, translated from the coding sequence ATGGTGCCGTTCGACGAAAATCTGAGCAGAGCCGCGACCAAGGGTACGGATGTCGACCGTTATGTCGGCGGGCGTATTCGGGAGCGGCGGGTAATGTTGGGGCTCAGCCAGCAGCAGATGGCGCATCTGATTGGCGTCACATATCAGCAGGCCCACAAGTACGAGCGTGGGATCAACCGCATTTCCGCGGGACGTTTGTTCGAGATCGCGCGGGTTCTGCGTGTTCCAGTCGGGTATTTCTTCGAGGGTCTCGAAGGCAACGGAAGTGAAGACGATCTATCGATGCGTCAGCGGATGTGCCTTGAGCTCGCGCGGAATTTTACCCAGATCCCGAACGAGCGGCATCGCGAAGCGCTCAGTCAACTGGCTCGTGTTCTCGCGACCAAGTGA
- the queG gene encoding tRNA epoxyqueuosine(34) reductase QueG has product MFGFDAVGFASPRGDPADAGNLARFLADGCHGDMHWMERHSERRANPLALWPQVASIICLGINYGPADDPRAVHAETDRGAISTYARGRDYHDVVKKRLKAFARWIKETHACEVKVFVDTAPVMEKPLAMRAGLGWIGKHTNLVSRTFGSWLFLGEVFTTLALPPDRPEMDHCGSCDACMRACPTGAIVAPFRIEPRLCISYLTIEYQGALAPELVQRMGNRIYGCDDCLAACPWNKFARITPHVELRPRADLAAPKLADLGRLDDKAFRERFSGTAIKRIGWERFLRNVRAAAAQHNLQVSE; this is encoded by the coding sequence ATGTTCGGCTTTGATGCCGTCGGATTTGCCAGCCCGAGAGGCGATCCAGCGGACGCGGGCAACCTCGCCCGTTTCCTTGCCGATGGCTGTCACGGCGATATGCATTGGATGGAACGCCATTCCGAGCGCAGGGCCAATCCACTTGCCCTGTGGCCGCAGGTGGCGAGCATCATCTGTCTCGGCATCAACTACGGTCCCGCCGACGATCCGCGGGCGGTTCACGCTGAAACCGATCGCGGGGCAATCAGTACCTACGCCCGCGGCCGTGATTACCATGACGTGGTCAAGAAGCGCCTGAAGGCGTTCGCCCGCTGGATCAAGGAAACCCACGCCTGCGAGGTCAAGGTCTTCGTTGATACCGCACCGGTGATGGAAAAACCGCTGGCGATGCGCGCCGGACTCGGCTGGATCGGCAAACATACCAACCTCGTATCGCGCACGTTCGGCTCGTGGCTTTTCCTCGGCGAAGTGTTCACGACGCTGGCGCTGCCGCCGGACCGCCCGGAAATGGACCATTGCGGCTCATGCGACGCCTGCATGCGCGCCTGCCCAACGGGCGCCATCGTTGCACCCTTCCGCATCGAGCCGCGACTGTGCATTTCGTATCTGACGATCGAGTATCAAGGCGCGCTTGCACCCGAACTCGTCCAGCGCATGGGCAATCGCATTTACGGCTGCGACGATTGCCTCGCCGCCTGCCCGTGGAACAAGTTTGCCCGGATCACTCCCCACGTCGAGCTTCGCCCGCGTGCCGACCTTGCCGCGCCGAAGCTCGCCGACCTCGGCCGCCTCGATGATAAGGCGTTCCGCGAACGCTTTAGCGGCACTGCGATTAAGCGGATCGGTTGGGAGCGCTTCTTACGCAACGTCCGCGCTGCCGCCGCCCAGCACAACCTGCAGGTCTCCGAGTGA